One part of the Streptomyces ferrugineus genome encodes these proteins:
- a CDS encoding acyl-CoA dehydrogenase has protein sequence MGHYKSNLRDIEFNLFEVLGRDKLYGTGPFEEMDVETAKSILEELTRLSENELAESFADADRNPPVFDPETNTAPVPASFKKSYKAFMDSEYWRLGLSEEIGGTTAPPSLIWAYAELILGANPAVWMYSSGPAFANILFEEGNEVQKKIAQIAVERTWGSTMVLTEPDAGSDVGAGRTKAVQQEDGSWHIEGVKRFITSGEHDMEENILHYVLARPEGAGPGTKGLSLFLVPKYLFDFETGELGERNGVYATNVEHKMGLKASNTCEMTFGDQHPAKGWLIGDKHDGIRQMFRIIEFARMMVGTKAISTLSTGYLNALEYAKERVQGPDLANFMDKTAPKVTITHHPDVRRSLMTQKAYAEGMRALVLYTASVQDSIAVKEAAGEDAKTEHALNDLLLPIVKGYGSEKGYEQLAQSLQTFGGSGFLQEYPIEQYIRDAKIDTLYEGTTAIQGQDFFFRKIVRNQGAALNSLAEDIKKFLALGEGGEELGAAREQLAKAAVELEAIVGLMLTDLAATEQDVKNIYKVGLNTTRLLLASGDVVVGYLLLKGAAIAAEKLPTASSKDKAFYQGKIAAAKFFAANVLPGVTGARKLAEGVDLDLMELDEAAF, from the coding sequence ATGGGGCACTACAAGTCGAATCTCCGCGACATCGAGTTCAACCTCTTCGAAGTACTCGGCCGCGACAAGCTGTACGGCACGGGTCCGTTCGAGGAGATGGACGTCGAGACCGCGAAGAGCATCCTCGAGGAGCTGACCCGGCTCTCGGAGAACGAGCTCGCCGAGTCCTTCGCGGACGCCGACCGCAACCCGCCGGTCTTCGACCCGGAGACCAACACCGCACCGGTCCCGGCCTCCTTCAAGAAGAGCTACAAGGCCTTCATGGACTCCGAGTACTGGCGGCTCGGCCTGTCCGAGGAGATCGGCGGCACCACCGCTCCCCCCTCCCTGATCTGGGCGTACGCGGAGCTGATCCTCGGCGCGAACCCGGCCGTGTGGATGTACTCCTCCGGTCCGGCGTTCGCCAACATCCTCTTCGAGGAGGGCAACGAGGTCCAGAAGAAGATCGCGCAGATCGCGGTCGAGCGGACCTGGGGCTCCACCATGGTGCTCACCGAGCCCGACGCGGGTTCGGACGTCGGCGCCGGGCGCACCAAGGCGGTCCAGCAGGAGGACGGCTCCTGGCACATCGAGGGCGTGAAGCGCTTCATCACCTCCGGTGAGCACGACATGGAGGAGAACATCCTTCACTACGTGCTCGCGCGTCCCGAGGGCGCGGGCCCCGGCACCAAGGGCCTGTCCCTCTTCCTCGTGCCGAAGTACCTGTTCGACTTCGAGACCGGCGAGCTGGGCGAGCGCAACGGCGTCTACGCCACCAACGTCGAGCACAAGATGGGCCTGAAGGCCTCCAACACCTGCGAGATGACCTTCGGCGACCAGCACCCCGCCAAGGGCTGGCTGATCGGCGACAAGCACGACGGCATCCGCCAGATGTTCCGGATCATCGAGTTCGCGCGGATGATGGTCGGCACGAAGGCGATCTCGACGCTGTCGACCGGCTACCTGAACGCGCTGGAGTACGCCAAGGAGCGCGTCCAGGGTCCGGACCTGGCGAACTTCATGGACAAGACCGCGCCCAAGGTCACCATCACCCACCACCCCGACGTGCGCCGCTCGCTGATGACGCAGAAGGCGTACGCGGAGGGCATGCGCGCGCTGGTGCTGTACACGGCGTCGGTGCAGGACTCGATCGCCGTCAAGGAGGCCGCGGGCGAGGACGCCAAGACCGAGCACGCGCTCAACGACCTGCTCCTGCCGATCGTCAAGGGCTACGGCTCCGAGAAGGGCTACGAGCAGCTCGCCCAGTCGCTGCAGACCTTCGGCGGCTCCGGCTTCCTGCAGGAGTACCCGATCGAGCAGTACATCCGGGACGCCAAGATCGACACCCTGTACGAGGGCACCACCGCGATCCAGGGCCAGGACTTCTTCTTCCGGAAGATCGTCCGCAACCAGGGCGCGGCCCTGAACTCCCTCGCCGAGGACATCAAGAAGTTCCTGGCGCTCGGTGAGGGCGGCGAGGAGCTCGGCGCGGCCCGCGAGCAGCTCGCGAAGGCCGCCGTGGAGCTGGAGGCGATCGTCGGCCTGATGCTGACCGACCTCGCGGCCACCGAGCAGGACGTCAAGAACATCTACAAGGTGGGCCTGAACACCACCCGCCTGCTGCTGGCCTCCGGCGACGTCGTCGTCGGCTACCTGCTGCTCAAGGGCGCCGCGATCGCCGCCGAGAAGCTTCCGACGGCCTCCTCCAAGGACAAGGCGTTCTACCAGGGCAAGATCGCGGCGGCGAAGTTCTTCGCGGCCAACGTCCTGCCGGGCGTCACCGGCGCGCGCAAGCTCGCCGAGGGCGTCGACCTGGACCTGATGGAGCTCGACGAGGCGGCCTTCTAA